CTTCTGGCTTTTTAGTTTGGGACTTGACTCCTGAGTTCTGCTTTTCTCTTAAATCTGAGGTTCGTAGATGGACCCATATTACTTTGTTTCCTCTGTTGGGTATGTCTCCTTGTCTCATCAGGTCTGATCCAGCTCAGCAATCTGCTCCCAGGGCCCCAGAAGGGGGTGCTCTTGGTGGGGGTCCCCCTGGGCCTCCCCCCAACATGAGTAGTAACCTTCGGCTGCAGCAGTCCCAGGCCCAGATGGAGGAGGTAAGTCAGTGTCTCATGAGCTTGGTctcttattattttgtattatcaTATTGCCTAGGACTAGTGTGATAGACTAGAATCCCGTTTTTGCTTTTGTGCCTCCCTCTGTGCCAGTGTAACAtatgcttttttttcttcttcttctttttgcaGGTGGTGAGCATAATGAGTGTGAATGTGGAGAAAGTGCTGGATCGAGACATAAGACTTACCGAGATGGATGGCAAGGCAGAGGCACTTGAGGCTGGTGCCTCAGTGTTTAAAACTAGTGCAGGAAAGCTAAAGAGGAAGTACTGGTGGAAGAACTGTAAGGTGAGCCTCCCAACCCTTTCATCTACCTTCCAATGAGGCCAGATCTGAAGTTGTTCCGTGTCTCCTTTGGCTGCATCCAGAGGccatgggtgggggggtggcacatgCAGGGTCACATGATGTGTCCGGGCCCCTCCCTGCCGAGCAGCTGGGCCAGCAAGCCAGGCATGGAGAGGCAAAGGCAGGAGTGGAGTGGTGTATGACTTGAATTTTTCTGGGGTTGTGCCCCTCActctcttctcccttctcccccactccctgtcagCAGGCACAGGTAATCTGTGGCTGCATCAAAGTGAAGCTGGGGTTATAAGACAGTTGCACTTTGTACAGTTAGGGCTGTGGTTTCAGCATGAAGCTGCCCCAAGCCCTCTTTGGAAGGAGTGCAGCCTTCCGCTGGACCCCTGCTGCTTCCTCACTGCTCTGCATGAGAGGCCTTAGGGACtgattgtgggggtggggagaagattaGAGATGGGAATCAATTGGGTCAGCACTGCATCCATGGCCTAGGATTTGAAGAAAACTTGCTGTGCTGCTAATTAGGACTTGCTGCTCCCCCTTCTTTGGAGACTCCTGACCCAACCTGGACATTCATCTCTTGGCTGTTGAAGCAGGTTCGTGACACTGGGGGTTGGAAAGAGGACATGCTATTTTGCACCAGGCCATGCTGTATGGAAGGACTGGAACCCTGAGCTTTCTTGTCTCTAGGGTGTGGATGAGATGCCTTGGGAGTACTCCACCACATAATAACCCCTTCTGAGAGTATTAACCCTTCATAATCTTTCTCCCCAGATGATGATCATGCTTGGAGTGATCTGTGCCATTGTGATGGTGGCGATTGTACGTAAGTACCATATAGAATCTGAATGGAGGGTCAGGGAGCCCCCAAGTCTTGGAAAATGCCACCTTCTCCCTTTTGGTTAAGGGACTGAAGGTCTGAGAGTACCCTGCATGTTCAAACGGTAGCTTCTGCCTGCTGGTTAAGGGAAAAGGTACCTTCCAAATGCCTGGTGAAGGGTGGAGTATCTGGGAAACTCCACAGGGAAATGGTATGTTCAAAATAGCATATAAAGGACCCAGTCTGAGAGCTCTTTCTCCTTGGGGGGAAATGGGACCTTCCCTCTATTGGGACAGAGGAGTTCTTCTCCCAAGTGTGAAAGGCATGGGAGTGGAAGGGTTGGGAAGTCCCTAACTTGGCTGGGGGTTTGTAGGCCTCAGTTGCCTACTGTGGGGACCTTGGTGTAACTTGCCCTcttgttttctcctttctcttttccttctgTTGCATTCTGTCTCCAGTTTACTTTTGTACTTGAGAATGTGACCCCTCAGTCTGCAGTCCACCTTCCCCTCTTCCTGTCTCCTTCCTTGCCCACGCTCCCCCCTCCATGTGGCTGCTTCATTTTCAGTtcttttgttggttttgtttgtcTTCTGTGTACGATTCTGAAGCAACTCTCCTGGATCTAGGTTTAATGCCTTCAAcacctgctgcagccccagggagggtcagctcatggggggggggggagggaagatgttgcttcCATTCTTATGTTTGagggtaactttttttttaatccgaATTTGAGTGAGGCATGGCTTAGGTGTCACCTTCATCACAGCTGTACCTAAAGGGTGTACTTCAGCAATGTGAGCTTCCTCAAAGCAGTTCCCTGGCAGTGATGAGCctagagagcaggagggggactCCAATGTGAAATTGTTTAGAGTAGTGCCTCACCTCAGAGGAGAGCATCTGgcctgcgctcttgtggagtTTCCCTTTAACTGCTGAAGTCTAAACTAGTTTATGGTGGTCACTTAGCCTTCAGCTCCCCACAAATAGTGATGAGTTGTGCCTTGCTCATGTTGTGGCAGCTCTTAGCTTCATAGGAATGCATCAGGAAGGGTTGATGATCCTTTTTCCTACACCACAAGGACAACAGCAATGGTTATATCGGGGATTGGTATTCCTGTAACTGGTACAGACTTGTCAGGATGTCATCCTGGTTAGCTACTGGCATGCACTTTACTCTGAGGAAGTCCAGGGCTTGGAGGGAACAGGACTGGTAGAGGGAGTGAGAGGGAATTCTGGATTTTTCTTGCTTCATCAAGCTGTGTGCCTCTTTCTGTTGCGTGAAGGGAGACATGGGTTGGGGGGTCCCAGGTGGGGGGAGTCTCTGTTGCTTAAATAGTCAGATGAGCAACTGCATCCTGTGTGTATTTCTGGGCAAGTCCCCATCTTCTGCTCTGTTCTTTCCCCAAAGCCTCATTCTCAAGGAGTTACAAAAAATGGTAGTAAAGTAGAGTTCTGCTCTGAGAGAGAGCTTTGGGGAAAATGTCTTGAACTCAATATTCAGCAACTCTTGGATCTCAGCAAATCTGCCTGGTTCACAAGCTTAAAACTTCTCTATATGCGAATGCTACAAACTCTAGTTTAGACTTTTGAGTCCAGACTGGGCTCTCCAAGATTTCTGGGAAGGTGGGGAGTTGGGAGCAGGTGAAACTGTATAACCTACTGTGGGAAAGTCACTTCTCTTGTGCCcccattttcccatctgtgaaaagaGCTACACCGCTCCTCTGAGTCCTTGAAGCGTTGTGGTGAATTCTGTGGATGAAATGAGCTGCACAGTTTGTGTGCAAGTCCCTACAGAACCTCTTGTGAGTATTTTGTTCTCAAACAGAACCACTGAGGGAAGAGTGTAGGGAGAAGGAGCAATGCTCCCTGTATTCTGCACCAAAAGGAAGGCTTCCTCAGTTCAGGGAGCCCTGGCTATGAATTAGAATGCACTGGGACTTATGTGCAGGGACCAATGATGCTGGGAAGAGGGATGCCATCTGTGGGGCTTCATGGGTGTAAGGTAGATGGAATGCTGGTAAAGGAAGAAAAGACTCTGTTGCAATAGGACATTCTGGGAAGGGTATGGGTTTTGCTTGCTCATCTCCATGAACCAGCATTTCATTTGCGCTGAGTCCATATTCCTGTaattccccatccctccccatcttGGGGATGGCAAAACTGAAGATCTGGAGTGAAGTGGCTCTTGTTCTCTGAGTGCTTCCCACTATCCTCTGTCGAATTGAGCTGTGGAGATGGATGGACAGAAGTACATCTGCTGAAGAGGAGCTAGGGCCTGATTGTGCTGATGCCATAATTTGTGGGGAGGGCAAGCAAGATGATGCAGGGCTCCCAAGCCAGCAGGTATTGCTCAAACTTTCTTGGACaagccctcccccatccctcctgttCCTCTGGGGCTGAGGCCTCTGGGCTGTTTCTTCCATTTATCTTTCTGTTGGGGTTTTGTATGTTGTGCCCCTCTTTCTAGTTCTTCGTGTGTGggcaaaaaaaattcccccacccctgtTGTTCTGAGCCTAAAGCAAGGAACTTCCTTCCCTGTCCACATGGCTTCAGTGGCTGTCTCACACATGTGTGATTTGTGTCTTTCTCTATTAAACACAACTGTAACCTTCTCGTTGGGCATGTATAGCACCCAGCTCATGTACTTTGAACTCTTTATGCTAATAAACACAGTTCCACTCCGTTACTTTGTCTGCTTGGTCTGCATATAGGTGGGGAAGGGTGGCCCTGAACTACTGGTGGGGCTGAGGGAGCGGGGGCTGACTCCTTCGTGTCTAGCCTGAACCGCTCcagcgggtgggaggggggaaggtcgTACACCTTCTGCAATTCCAGGGTTGGGAAAACAAACCTCTtgtctctagggcagtggttctcttCTGGATCTTAAGTGCATAGCTGGTTCTGAGTCATTCTATTTTACTGTATCTCAAGTATGCCCTTGAGAGGAAAGGTGACAACTCTAAACCCTGTTACTATCCGTGTCAGGAACCTGGATTAGTAATTGGTGCTTGGCCCATAGAATGTAATGGAGCCTGACCTACCTGGCTCTTCTGCTGTACACCATCAGGCAGTGTCTTGTGTCCAAGAGGAAGAGCATTAGGTAGGAGTGGTAACTTACAAGAGGGCAGACAACTGTTCATAATGAGGGTGGGAGGAAGATGTGTGCTCTGCCTCACTGAAAACAGACTTTACTAAGGCTGGAAGTAGTGGAGTCCAGTGCTGTTTGAACTGTGTTGCAACTGGGAGGTTATTAAAGACGGTTCAGAGGAAAtgtaggaatgaggggctcaaaGGAGATGTCCATAAACAGAAGGACACTGAAAGACCTggagtttaaatttaaaaaggaatttaaagGAGACCATCCCATTTATCAGATTGGGTAGTTAGTGGGTGCAATATGTAGGGAAGGGAGTCAGAGGAAAAACACAACTAGAGAAGAGGGAGTTGAGAGCTACATCCCCCTAAGACAAGGAGGAGGTAATTCCCTTTGAAGAAGGGAGTTATTGAGGAAACACCGATCAGAGGAAAGGGGGCTTGGTGGtgctctatatatatatatgtggttCCTAAGCTGTGGGCTGTGACAGAGTCCCAGGTGTTCTGCTGGAGTGGAGTTTAAGGGGGCATTGCATGCTGGTGGCCCCTGAGCCTTTCTGTCATTCCCGGGTAGGGTGTGCCTGTGAGGGATTGGGGCAGGTGGGTGGGTGACGGGCAGGGCTGCTAGGTGACAAGCTCAGGAATTTAGTGGGCTGTGGAGACGTTGGCAGGGACTAGCTGTGGCACTGGCCtggagcacccccagcacccctgtgcccccctttccccaagatatagtcaggggtatttttagtacaagtcatggacaggtcatgggctgtgaatttttgtttactgtctgtgacctgtccatgacttttactaaaaatacctgtgactaaaatgtagccttaacaaTAATGCATGCAAGATGTCCAGATGCCCACAAAGTGACACTGACAGGCATTTACTCATTAAGATACCCATGAAGGCATGGTGGCAGAGTGGCATTAAAAGTCAAACATACGTTCAGCTGTCCACAAAAAAGGTAGATACTCAGACTGACAGTCACACATACTTTGAACCAATGCTATAATGAAAAAGTGAATTCACTTCAGACGAACAATGAGAGACTTTGTAAGACTATTTGTGCATGCTGCCATACATGCAAAGACAGAGGGACTCAGAGTGGTAATGATAGTCCCATACATTCACAGAAATGTCACTGATGCTTTATTAGCATGCTACCTTATGCTGCCAAAGTGTAAAAGAGACAGACATCTTTTGCATGTCTGTCAGAGGCAAATACAGTTGCCAGAACAGGGTTTCATGCTGTTTGGGGTTCCCTCTGCTTAGTCCATTTGTCATGTATCTTGTCATTTATGTCCTGATGCAGTGACAGATGATTTTGTAACATAATGGCATCTCTCATGTTGCTCTCCTGTCTCCAAGCATTGGGCACCATGTTGCACACAGTCAGAGACAGACTCCTATCCTAATGGCTGGGCAGTGCCATTATAGTTAATGATGTTTCATGACCTCCGTTGAAAGGTTGACCTTTCTAAGTCCTCTGACTAAACATGTTGATTTTAGATTccttttgaaatttggtgtgccacTGAAGGCTACTGGGTAGAGTTAGTGACCCAAATTTGGGATCACTTGAGCTATaggttggggagaaaaaaaactgAATAGCCTTTTTcaaaaaaggggtgtgtgtgggcacGTGCTCTGACCTGCAGATTAAACTGTTGATGTGATGTCAgtcaaaatggtctcaatctgtttagttttacCCAATGTACATTTTTGAGGGACCAAATGTGAAAACAGTATTTAAGAAAATGGTCAATTTTTTTACAGTGCGACTGTACCACTACAGAAAAATGTCAGGAGTGTTTCCATTCCCaccattttatatgctttaaagctTGACTCTcttgtaagtgctctaaaatctgaaCAGTTACTTGGATTGATTTGAAATGTGGTGTGCCTCTAAATTTGGGGTCACTTGGTCATGAGATGCCCAAGTTACAGAGCCACCTTCCAAAAAATGGTTTCCTTCTGCTGCCTTGTGCTATTAAACTGAGAGGTACTAATGACTGGATGAATCATACCTTGTTGAGAATGAGGattgtgaactcacccttcagttaATGTAACTAAGAATAAATTTATCACAAGCGCCTACTTATGACAAAAGAGTTTTGGACTGAGTGGCTGGAGCTTGCTACAATTTGTGAGTTATAGgtagtaattttattttttgtgggggaaTTAGACATGTGAATGGTTCCTGGGAGGGAAGAGTTATTAGGGGGTGGAAGGAGGAATTGGGGGAGAGGAGTTTGGTGCTACAGTGagtagggggtgtatggggatggattgtAGGTCAGAGAGGTGTGGGAATTagagggaggtgggagtgggACACGGAAGGGGGAATGTGGGGCTGAGTGGCAGGAGGGCTGGGGAACAACTAGGGgtaggtatcagggggtagccatgttagtctgtatctacaaaaacaacaaggagtctggtggcaccttaaagactaacagatttatttgggcataagcttttgtgagtaaaaacctccgaagaagtgaggtttttactcacgaaagcttatgcccaaataaatctgttagtctttaaggtgcaacTAGGGGTAGgggcacctaggagccccacaTTCTCCCTTTCCATGTGTGTGCCCAGACCTGGGGGACTCTTGCTCCTTTAGGGGAGTCTGAGTCCCCATTCCTGCCCCTAGGGCCATCGATAGTGCTTggatgcccccccacccccatgtcagCTGGGTTGTGAGTGGCTTGCCCTTTTGGGAGGATCATAGGCCCCCTCTCGGCTCCCATGTAAGCCAGGATCTGGGGAAGTCTTGCTGCTTTTGATGGGAAGCTGAGAACAAGTATACTTCATGCATATTACAGGCTCTAATCTAAAGTACTCATGAGGGCATTGGGTACCTCCACTGAGATGGGTGGAGCAGTTCACatgctgttgtttcaggctgggGTGTTCTTAATCAGCTGGGATCATCACATTGAGAAgaatgggccacttcacacctTTCAGAGCCTCCTATGCTGCAGATGGATGTGTAGAGGAACTTTTTCCCTCCATTGTCCCTCTATCCTTCCTGTTTAAAGGAaagtgactttgtcctcacccacaaccacttcagatttggggacaacttataccttcaagtcagtggcactgctatgggtacccgcatggccccacagtatgccaacatttttatggctgacttagaacaacgcttcctcagctctcgtcccctagtgcccctcctctacttgcgctacattgatgacatcttcatcatatggacccacggaaaggaggcccttgaagaattccacctggacttcaacaatttccaccccaccatcaacctcagcttggaccagtccacacaagagatccacttcctggacactacagtgcaaataagtaatggtcacataaacaccaccctataccggaaacctactgaccgctatacatacctacatgcctccagcttccatccaagacacatcacacgatccattgtctacagccaagccctaagatacaaccgaatttgctccaacccctcagacagagacaaacacctacaagatctttatcaagcattcgtaaaactacagtacccacctgggaaagtgaggaaacagattgacagagcaagacgggtacccagaaatcacctactacaggacaggcccaacaaggacaataacagaacaccactgaccatcacatacagcccccagctaaaacctctccagcgcattatccacgatctacaacctatcctggaaaatgatccttcactctcacagaccttgggaggcaggccagtcctcgcttacagacaaccccccaacctgaagcaaatactcaccagcaactacacaccacaccacagaaacaccaacccaggaaccaatccctgtagcaaacctcgttgcctactctgtccccatatctactctggcgacaccatcagaggacccaaccacatcagccacaccatcaagggctcattcacctgcacgtccactaatgttatatatgccatcatgtgccagcaatgcccctctgccatgtacattggccaaaccggacagtccctccgcaaaagaataaatggacacaaatcggacatcaggaatggtaacatacataagccagtaaaaagaacaggagtacttgtggcaccttagagactaacaaatttattagagcataagctttcgtgggctacaacccatttcttcggatgcataagccagtaagtgaacacttcagtctccctggtcattctattacagatttaaaagtcacta
The Emys orbicularis isolate rEmyOrb1 chromosome 1, rEmyOrb1.hap1, whole genome shotgun sequence DNA segment above includes these coding regions:
- the VAMP1 gene encoding vesicle-associated membrane protein 1 gives rise to the protein MSPCLIRSDPAQQSAPRAPEGGALGGGPPGPPPNMSSNLRLQQSQAQMEEVVSIMSVNVEKVLDRDIRLTEMDGKAEALEAGASVFKTSAGKLKRKYWWKNCKMMIMLGVICAIVMVAIVRKYHIESEWRVREPPSLGKCHLLPFG